Genomic segment of Candidatus Chlorohelix allophototropha:
ATTCCCAACATCCCTGTGCGACTCTATGCCACTACTTCCTGCACACCTAATCCCGCGCTTACCAGCGACCCTACTTGTACCTCTCCTAATGGTGACGGTAAGTTTTACCTGACCAATGCCACTACCGGCGCATTAGTTAAGGGACATCAACTCAACGAGTATATTTCGGAACAATGGCAACGCCCAACAGATTGTACGCCGCTGGATGTCAACGGCGCTCCGGTGGTTCAATTGGTAACCCCACGCACTACCGGTAAAGATTGCCTAGAAGCGCCTTTCATGGGCACTCAATTCCAGACCGGGTTCTCCACAGTGGACGGCAACTATGGCTTTAGCACCGTTTGGCGTTACAACAGTAACGGTAACCCGGTTATGTTAAACGGCAAACATGTCGAAGACCCGATGCCAATTGGAGATTACATCGTGGATGTAAATATACCCAATGACAAATTTAACAAACCCCAGTACGAAGTTACCAAAGAAGAAGATGTCAATATCTTCACCGGCGATGCCTATACCCCCCAGGTACTGAATCCACCTTGCGTAGGACCTTTGCATGTGGTTGACGTAAAAGGAATCCTACCAGATGGTGCGAACGCAGTAGATAATCCGGCTTTTGCAGCGGGTGGCGGTAGCCCCTTCGAAGGCAAGAATATGCCGCTTTGCGATGCAAGGTTATTTCAGGTGAAACCCGGTAAAGCCGCTTCTGGTAACTTTAACCTGTTCACCCAAGTGCCTATACCGGGCAAGCTATGGGGGTTGATTAATGATGACTTGAACCTTTCGACCAATCCTCAAGACATCATGTTTGGTGAAAAACGTGGGTTGGCGAACGTACCGGTCGGCATCTACGACTACAGCAACCGCCTGATCACCACCGTAATGTCGGACCCGAACGGCTTCTACGAAGTCATTCTACCTTCGACCAGCACCTATAACTGTCCGCTTCCGGCAGGTCCCTGCCCGAACGTTTACCGTCTGGTAGGCAATGACCCCGGTCAACCCGGTAACCTGAACCCATACTACAACCCGCAATACCGCACCATTTCGGCTTCCTTTGAAGTGTGGCCCGGTCTGGTAATTCCTGCCGACCACGCGCCGATAGCAATTGGTTCGATGATTGCAACTCCCGGTTCGCAGAATAACCAACCTGCTCAATGCAAGTTGGATACCACTACACCACAGATATTGGCGGTTGAGAAACCTTACATTCGCTTGACCGATACGGCAGCTAGCAAACGTATTACCATTAACGGTACTGGCTTTGGCACTACTGCCGGACAGGTATTGCTTGACGGTGTTGCTGTACCGATTGTTGCCGGATCGTGGCAGGATGGGCGCGTTGTCATGAACCTTGCCAATTACAACACTCCGGGCACACATCAGCTAGTGATTAAAGATAGCAACGGGCAGTCAACCGTTACTAACCTAACCTTCCACGTACTCGGTACAGTTGGTCCTAACAGCTACACTCCTACGTTATACGAAGTTGGATATGGAACGCAGTACGGCAAGTACAACTTAAATAATTACACCTTCCCTTATACCAACACTGCTGGTAAAGGACCAATCCAAACCGCCTTGGATGACGCTGCCACCAAAACACAAGCCTTGGTAGTGGTGTATCCGGGAACGGGGAAAATTCCTACCAACCGGAACGGCAATAGCTTGTTCAATGCCAACGGCGCTTACTTTGAGAACCTCGTGATCCATTCCAATGTTAAGTTGCAGGGTGTGGGACCCGGCGGTTTCCGCAACCCCAACAGCATTTTGAATACAACGGTCAACGGTACGGTAATTGACGGTCTCGCTTTCGGCGACGAAACCTATGGCGACACCTGGCGCACCAATTATTCGGGGTTGGCAGGTGCAACACCGCTAGGTGAAGGCTCAGTTATTACCGTAATCGGCAATAACAGCTTTAACAGTACAACTTGGAAAGCCTCTATTGATGGTCTCCTTATCACCGGTGGCGATCAGATGGGACAGAATAGTAAAGCTAATTCAGTACCCGGTGGTGTAGTAGTGACGCAGGGCGGCGGTATCTTCGCCTACAACAACGCCAATAATCTGCAAATTACCAATAACATAATTCGCAGCAACGGCGGCGCATACGGCGGCGGTCTCCGGGTAGGTACACCTTTTGCTAATAGCAGCAACGCCAACCTGAAGGTTTCCTACAACCGGATTATCTCCAGCGGTGGTACTAATCTAGCGGGTGGTATCGGTCTCTTTAACGGTTCCAACGGCTACGAAATTGACCACAACGATGTTTGCGGCAACTATTCGGGAGAATACGGCGGTGGTATCAGTCAGTATGGCTACAGCCCTAACGGCAAGATTCACGACAACCGTATCTACTTCAACACCTCCTTCGACGAAGGTGGCGGCATATTCCTTGCCGGAGAATTACCGGCTAATCCGCTAGCTTTGTCGGCTGGCACAGGTCCGGTTGATGTTTACAACAACCTGATCCAAGCTAACTTGGCGAATGATGATGGTGGTGGTATCCGCTTGTTGATGGTGGAAAACTTCCCGATCAACCTCTACAACAACATGATTGTGAACAACGTCTCAACCCATGAGGGTGGCGGTATCGCAATGGATGATGCGCCAAACACTCGTATCTATAACAACACTATCATGAAAAACCTAACCACCGCAACGGCTGCTACCAGCAACGGACAACCGGCACCCGCAGGTATCTCTACTACCGGTAACAGTTCCATATTGCAGGCAACTTTGCCAATCGGTTCACCCACTTTCAGCAACCCGCTGTTGTTCAACAACATCCTGTGGGACAACCGGGCAGGTCAGTGGAACCACACTACCCTGCAATTGCAAGGCATCGGTCTCACTGGCGACACTAGCCCAATCAACTACTGGGATATGGGAGTAGCGGACGGTTCTGGACAGTTGTCACCTACCAATTCAATATTGCAACCGACAACTAATCCGGGTGTAATCGCTAGCCCTACCAACATTTTGTCTGACCCGTTGGTAGTGGACAGCACTTACAACGTGAGCGTGGCGGTCTTCCCGTGGCGCACCAACCCCACTTTTACCGGTGCAACTGTTGTAGCGCTAGATTTGCCAGTTAACCTGATGGGCAACTATCACCTATCGGCTACTTCTCCGGCGCTCAATCTGGGTGCCGCAAGCAAAGTAATTCCTTCTTACCAAGTGGTGAATGGGGTTACTAACCTGGCTGCGCCAGCCTTCGATATTGATAACCAAGCACGCCCATTAAACGGCGGGTTCGACGCAGGTGCAGACGAACGCTAGTAAGCAGGAACCAACTTCTCTTCGCTCGCTTCCTACGGGAAGTGAGCGGGGAGGGGTGAGGTATAAAAAGGAGATGAATGTAACATGAAAAATTACAAGCCTCTACGCAATGTCTCCCGGCGCCGGTTCCTGGCTCTGGGTGGTGGCGCGATGGCAGCAGCAGCGGGCTTAAGCGCATTGCCCGTCAATAGAGTTTTAGCCTATAACGATTTACTTGCACCCAATCAGGCAACCTTGCCTTTAACCTTCGATATGGTGGCAACCGATGGTTGGATTGCCCTGCCCGGCTCGCTTAACCCTATTCCGGGCGTAACAACCTCATACTATCCCGACCCTTACGCCGCCGCGAACGGCAACCAGCAAGGGCAAACCACCTATATCTTCGGTTTTCGGCAAGTTCCGACAGGTACTGACCCGCTAAGCCTTAAAGGACAGGCGCAAGCCAGCGCCCCTTTACTCTATGTGAATGAGAATACCGATGTAACCATCCGTTTGACCAATGCCGGATTACAGCAACGCCCTGACTTAGTTGACTCGCATACGATACATTGGCATGGCTTCCGCAACGCCATTCCCCTGTTCGATGGTGTACCGGAAATGTCGATTTCTGTACCGATCGGGCAAAATTTCACCTATTACTATAAACCCATCAATCCGGGTACATATATGTACCATTGCCATTTTGAAGACGTAGAACACGTGCATATGGGCATGACCGGTGTAATTTTCGTTCGCGCTCTCCAAAACACTGGGATGATGCGATCAAATCCGGCAGACCCGATCAACAGCACCCTAGTCCCGGCTGTAGATTCCACCAATACGCCTATTCCGTTAGCGCGTCTTGCGGGGGGTCCTGCTAGTTCACCACTCGGTTATGTCTACAACGATGGGCTTCAGCCGACCGACCCTAACTCATCCGCTTACGACCGTGAGTTTACGATTTTCCTTTCAGAGGTATGGGCAAAAGCACACTATAACGACGCTCATATCCAACCAACCGATTGGAGCGAGTACGCTCCCGATTTCTGGCTGATGAACGGGCGTTGCTATCCCGATACGCTCGCACCTAGTAGCAATCCACTCGTAGCTCCTAGCGACCCAAGACTCCAGTTCCAACCGATTTCGTCACTGGTTACGGCGAATGAAGGGGAAAAAGTGCTGCTACGCGCGGTTTCACTGGGTTACCAGCAATCTTCATTGAAT
This window contains:
- a CDS encoding multicopper oxidase domain-containing protein encodes the protein MKNYKPLRNVSRRRFLALGGGAMAAAAGLSALPVNRVLAYNDLLAPNQATLPLTFDMVATDGWIALPGSLNPIPGVTTSYYPDPYAAANGNQQGQTTYIFGFRQVPTGTDPLSLKGQAQASAPLLYVNENTDVTIRLTNAGLQQRPDLVDSHTIHWHGFRNAIPLFDGVPEMSISVPIGQNFTYYYKPINPGTYMYHCHFEDVEHVHMGMTGVIFVRALQNTGMMRSNPADPINSTLVPAVDSTNTPIPLARLAGGPASSPLGYVYNDGLQPTDPNSSAYDREFTIFLSEVWAKAHYNDAHIQPTDWSEYAPDFWLMNGRCYPDTLAPSSNPLVAPSDPRLQFQPISSLVTANEGEKVLLRAVSLGYQQSSLNITGIDLRLVGKDAVFLRSNTDEALRTGIPRINPVNTEFSTNTIYIGPGESVDAIFIAPTFSGGTGTSGLGYDTYLFYNRNFANSTSGSSSSYGGQMTEIRIYPAGTLQSQTAPNY